In Streptomyces ambofaciens ATCC 23877, a single genomic region encodes these proteins:
- a CDS encoding DUF3558 family protein, translated as MSEGTMQRRAQCDQRAKRLPRVVCAAAAVPLMLVAAGCSSDSGSGDAKDKAADKPAASKSASPTPTVEAAAYAKLPEPCAVLAKKTLKDLVPKADSGKEGASNDTATRGSCSWDSLDDNGVDGSQFRWLSVSMLRFDSDATRGAGDDLAHDYYTKQLQDVQSAEGAKSLKTTPVSGTGDEASVVRYDLKKKEGTFKQQTVVARVENVVVTVDYNGAGLAGDETPDADDLVKDARKAAEEAVAAVTKANGGGGTGGAKSPSQSASGSASASGSTSKSPSKESSKASSKASSKTS; from the coding sequence ATGAGTGAAGGAACCATGCAGCGACGAGCCCAGTGTGACCAGCGAGCGAAGCGACTCCCCCGTGTTGTCTGCGCGGCGGCCGCCGTCCCCCTGATGCTGGTGGCAGCCGGCTGCTCCTCGGACTCCGGCTCCGGTGACGCCAAGGACAAGGCCGCGGACAAGCCGGCCGCGTCCAAGTCCGCGAGCCCCACCCCGACGGTGGAGGCGGCGGCGTACGCGAAGCTGCCCGAGCCCTGTGCGGTGCTGGCGAAGAAGACGCTGAAGGACTTGGTGCCGAAGGCCGACTCCGGCAAGGAGGGCGCGTCCAACGACACGGCGACGCGCGGCAGTTGCTCCTGGGACAGCCTCGACGACAACGGCGTGGACGGCTCCCAGTTCCGCTGGCTGAGCGTGTCGATGCTGCGCTTCGACTCGGACGCCACGCGCGGTGCGGGCGACGACCTGGCGCACGACTACTACACGAAGCAGCTCCAGGACGTCCAGAGCGCCGAGGGCGCCAAGAGCCTGAAGACCACCCCGGTGAGCGGCACGGGCGACGAGGCGTCGGTCGTGCGGTACGACCTGAAGAAGAAGGAAGGCACCTTCAAGCAGCAGACGGTCGTGGCGCGCGTCGAGAACGTCGTCGTGACCGTCGACTACAACGGCGCGGGCCTGGCCGGCGACGAGACCCCGGACGCCGATGACCTGGTCAAGGACGCCCGGAAGGCGGCCGAGGAAGCGGTCGCGGCGGTGACGAAGGCCAACGGCGGCGGTGGAACGGGCGGCGCCAAGTCGCCCTCCCAGTCCGCCTCGGGCTCGGCCTCGGCATCCGGGTCGACGTCGAAGTCGCCTTCGAAGGAGTCGTCGAAGGCGTCGTCGAAGGCCTCGTCGAAGACGAGCTGA
- a CDS encoding RtcB family protein: protein MSYVEMPGAKVPIRMWADPATVEDGALQQLRNVATLPWIKGLAVMPDVHYGKGATVGSVIAMQGAVCPAAVGVDIGCGMSAVRTSLTANDLPGDLSRLRSKIEQAIPVGRGMHDSPVDPGRFHGLATGGWDDFWGRFDGVAEAVRFRHERAGKQMGTLGSGNHFVEVCTDTTGSVWLMLHSGSRNIGKELAEHHIGVARKLPHNQGLVDRDLAVFVADTPQMAAYRNDLFWAQEYAKYNRTLMMALLKDVVRKEFKKAKPAFEREISCHHNYVAEERYDGMDLLVTRKGAIRAGSGDYGIIPGSMGTGSYIVKGLGNDKSFNSASHGAGRRMSRNAAKRRFSTRDLEEQTRGVECRKDSGVVDEIPGAYKSIDQVIEQQRDLVEVVAKLKQVVCVKG from the coding sequence ATGTCGTACGTGGAGATGCCGGGCGCGAAGGTGCCGATCCGGATGTGGGCCGATCCGGCCACGGTCGAGGACGGGGCGCTCCAGCAACTGCGCAACGTCGCGACACTGCCGTGGATCAAGGGCCTCGCGGTCATGCCGGACGTGCACTACGGCAAGGGTGCGACGGTCGGTTCCGTGATCGCGATGCAGGGTGCCGTGTGCCCGGCCGCGGTGGGCGTGGACATCGGCTGCGGGATGTCGGCGGTGCGGACGTCCCTGACGGCCAACGACCTCCCCGGTGACCTGTCGCGGCTGCGGTCGAAGATCGAGCAGGCGATCCCGGTGGGCCGCGGGATGCACGACAGCCCCGTCGACCCGGGCCGCTTCCACGGGCTGGCGACCGGCGGGTGGGACGACTTCTGGGGGCGGTTCGACGGGGTGGCGGAGGCGGTCAGGTTCCGTCACGAGCGGGCCGGAAAGCAGATGGGAACGCTCGGCTCCGGGAACCATTTCGTCGAAGTCTGCACGGATACGACCGGCTCCGTCTGGCTGATGCTGCACTCCGGTTCCCGGAACATCGGCAAGGAGCTCGCCGAGCACCACATCGGCGTCGCCCGGAAACTTCCGCACAACCAGGGGCTGGTCGACCGCGACCTCGCGGTGTTCGTCGCGGACACCCCGCAGATGGCGGCGTACCGCAACGACCTGTTCTGGGCGCAGGAGTACGCGAAGTACAACCGCACCCTCATGATGGCGCTCCTGAAGGACGTGGTCCGCAAGGAGTTCAAGAAGGCGAAGCCGGCCTTCGAGCGGGAGATCTCCTGCCACCACAACTACGTGGCGGAGGAGCGGTACGACGGCATGGACCTGCTGGTGACCCGCAAGGGCGCGATCCGTGCGGGCTCGGGGGACTACGGGATCATCCCGGGCTCCATGGGGACGGGTTCGTACATCGTCAAGGGCCTCGGCAACGATAAGTCCTTCAACTCCGCGTCCCACGGGGCGGGCCGGCGCATGAGCCGCAACGCCGCCAAGCGCCGCTTCTCCACCCGGGACCTGGAGGAGCAGACGCGAGGCGTGGAGTGCCGCAAGGACTCCGGCGTCGTGGACGAGATCCCGGGCGCCTACAAGTCGATCGACCAGGTCATCGAGCAGCAGCGGGACCTCGTGGAGGTCGTCGCGAAGCTGAAGCAGGTCGTCTGTGTGAAGGGCTGA
- a CDS encoding DUF2637 domain-containing protein: MAAPLELTRTHRVLIGMVVFGAVIIAGIGFAGSYAAVRELALQKGFGNFSYVFPIGIDAGICVLLALDLLLTWIRIPFPLLRQTAWLLTAATIAFNGAAAWPDPLGVGMHGVIPILFVVSVEAARHAIGRIADITADKHMEGVRLTRWLLSPGPTFLLWRRMKLWELRSYEQVIKLEQERLVYQARLRSRFGRGWRRKAPVESLMPLRLARYGVPLAQTAPAGLAAAGIEPALLPPAPRPQEAGPQAAPAAEQRPELAGAPEEEREPGRDAPTEDRNPWLHARDPQTVEYHGGYDPDFDPEQYAHWAEEQRQAEQYREQFEEEPPPQEPSPEETGSFPIPVGPTRTRELGEGGGTSEPPPTAEDYYTVFRKSIDGSYPTAAQFRDDVEATFGVPLAPREADRMVKVFSERHMRELQEEHIA, encoded by the coding sequence GTGGCCGCGCCACTAGAGCTGACCCGGACGCATCGCGTTCTCATCGGCATGGTCGTCTTCGGCGCCGTCATCATCGCCGGGATCGGCTTCGCCGGTTCGTACGCGGCGGTGCGGGAACTGGCCCTGCAGAAGGGTTTCGGGAACTTCAGCTACGTCTTCCCGATCGGCATCGACGCGGGCATCTGCGTACTGCTGGCCCTGGACCTGCTGCTGACCTGGATCCGCATCCCGTTCCCGCTGCTGCGCCAGACCGCGTGGCTGCTGACGGCGGCGACGATCGCGTTCAACGGCGCGGCGGCCTGGCCGGACCCGCTGGGTGTGGGCATGCACGGCGTGATCCCCATCCTGTTCGTGGTCTCCGTCGAGGCCGCCCGGCACGCGATCGGCCGGATCGCCGACATCACCGCCGACAAGCACATGGAGGGCGTGCGCCTCACCCGCTGGCTGCTCTCGCCGGGGCCCACCTTCCTGCTGTGGCGCCGCATGAAGCTGTGGGAGCTGCGCTCCTACGAGCAGGTGATCAAGCTGGAGCAGGAGCGCCTGGTGTACCAGGCCCGGCTGCGCTCCCGCTTCGGCCGCGGCTGGCGCCGCAAGGCCCCCGTGGAGTCGCTGATGCCGCTGCGCCTGGCCCGCTACGGCGTCCCCCTGGCGCAGACGGCCCCGGCGGGCCTCGCGGCGGCCGGCATCGAGCCGGCCCTGCTGCCGCCGGCGCCCCGGCCCCAGGAGGCGGGCCCGCAGGCGGCCCCCGCGGCGGAGCAGCGTCCCGAGCTGGCCGGTGCCCCGGAGGAGGAGCGGGAGCCCGGACGGGACGCGCCCACCGAGGACCGGAACCCGTGGCTGCACGCCCGGGACCCGCAGACCGTGGAGTACCACGGCGGCTACGACCCGGACTTCGACCCCGAGCAGTACGCCCACTGGGCGGAGGAGCAGCGGCAGGCCGAGCAGTACCGGGAGCAGTTCGAGGAGGAGCCCCCGCCGCAGGAGCCGTCCCCCGAGGAGACCGGCAGCTTCCCGATCCCGGTGGGCCCGACCCGCACCCGCGAGCTGGGCGAGGGCGGCGGCACGTCCGAGCCGCCGCCGACGGCGGAGGACTACTACACGGTCTTCCGGAAGTCGATCGACGGCAGCTACCCCACGGCCGCCCAGTTCCGGGACGACGTGGAGGCCACCTTCGGGGTGCCGCTGGCTCCGCGGGAGGCCGACCGGATGGTGAAGGTGTTCAGCGAGCGGCACATGCGGGAGCTCCAGGAGGAGCACATCGCGTAG
- a CDS encoding YnfA family protein, with amino-acid sequence MLVLRSAALFVVAALFEIGGAWLVWQGVREQRGWLWATGGVLALGAYGFVATFQPDAHFGRILAAYGGIFVAGSILWGMVADGYRPDRWDVTGALVCLAGMAVIMWAPRNGG; translated from the coding sequence ATGCTCGTCCTCCGCTCCGCCGCGCTGTTCGTCGTCGCCGCCCTGTTCGAGATCGGCGGCGCCTGGCTGGTCTGGCAGGGCGTGCGCGAGCAGCGCGGCTGGCTGTGGGCGACCGGCGGCGTCCTCGCCCTCGGCGCCTACGGCTTCGTCGCCACCTTCCAGCCGGACGCCCACTTCGGCCGCATCCTCGCCGCGTACGGCGGGATCTTCGTGGCCGGTTCGATCCTGTGGGGCATGGTCGCGGACGGCTACCGCCCGGACCGCTGGGACGTGACGGGCGCGCTGGTCTGCCTCGCCGGGATGGCCGTGATCATGTGGGCGCCGCGCAACGGCGGCTGA
- the lysS gene encoding lysine--tRNA ligase, with protein sequence MPIVAQSTETTDWVSRFADEVIAESERRAPGKPVVVASGLSPSGPIHLGNLREVMTPHLVADEVRRRGHQVRHLISWDDYDRYRKVPAGISGVDDSWAEHIGKPLTSVPAPQGSAHPNWAEHFKAAMVASLAEMGVEFDGISQTEQYTSGVYREQVLHAMRHRQDIDAILAQYRTKKAPPKKQQQKPVDEAELEAAEGSGAAAEDDGSSGSAGYFPYKPYCGNCEKDLTTVTAYDDDSTELTYACTACGFSETVRLSEFNRGKLVWKVDWPMRWAYEGVIFEPSGVDHSSPGSSFQVGGQIVGIFGGEQPIGPMYAFVGISGMAKMSSSKGGVPTPADALQIMEPQLLRWLYARRRPNQSFKIAFDQEIQRLYDEWDRLDAKVADGTALPADVAAHSRAVRTAAGELPRTARPLPYRTLASVADITAGHEDQALRILSDLDPADPLGTLAEVRPRYDKAEAWINTHVPADQRTIVREEPDAELLKSLDEQGRQSLRLLLDGLAGHWSLEGLTHLVYGVPKVQAGFSADATPKELPPEIKTAQRSFFALLYHLLVGRDTGPRLPTLLLAVGQERVRTLLGE encoded by the coding sequence GTGCCGATCGTGGCTCAGAGCACAGAGACCACCGACTGGGTCTCCCGTTTCGCGGACGAGGTCATCGCCGAGTCGGAGCGCCGTGCACCGGGCAAACCCGTCGTCGTCGCGTCCGGACTCTCGCCGTCCGGTCCCATCCACCTCGGCAACCTGCGCGAGGTCATGACCCCGCACCTGGTCGCCGACGAGGTGCGCCGCCGGGGCCACCAGGTCCGGCACCTCATCTCCTGGGACGACTACGACCGCTACCGCAAGGTGCCGGCCGGCATCTCCGGGGTGGACGACTCGTGGGCCGAGCACATCGGCAAGCCCCTCACCTCCGTCCCGGCCCCCCAGGGCTCCGCCCACCCGAACTGGGCCGAGCACTTCAAGGCCGCGATGGTCGCCTCGCTCGCCGAGATGGGCGTGGAGTTCGACGGGATCAGCCAGACCGAGCAGTACACCTCCGGGGTCTACCGCGAGCAGGTCCTGCACGCCATGAGGCACCGGCAGGACATCGACGCGATCCTCGCCCAGTACCGGACCAAGAAGGCCCCGCCGAAGAAGCAGCAGCAGAAGCCGGTCGACGAGGCCGAGCTGGAGGCCGCCGAGGGCTCCGGCGCCGCCGCCGAGGACGACGGCAGCTCCGGCTCCGCCGGGTACTTCCCGTACAAGCCGTACTGCGGCAACTGCGAGAAGGACCTGACGACGGTCACCGCGTACGACGACGACTCGACCGAGCTGACGTACGCCTGCACCGCGTGCGGGTTCTCCGAGACGGTCCGGCTCAGCGAGTTCAACCGCGGCAAGCTGGTCTGGAAGGTCGACTGGCCGATGCGCTGGGCCTACGAGGGCGTGATCTTCGAGCCCAGCGGTGTGGACCACTCGTCTCCCGGGTCGTCGTTCCAGGTCGGCGGGCAGATCGTCGGGATCTTCGGCGGCGAGCAGCCGATCGGGCCGATGTACGCGTTCGTCGGCATCAGCGGCATGGCGAAGATGTCCTCGTCCAAGGGCGGGGTGCCCACCCCGGCCGACGCGCTCCAGATCATGGAGCCGCAGCTGCTGCGCTGGCTGTACGCCCGCCGCCGGCCCAACCAGTCCTTCAAGATCGCCTTCGACCAGGAGATCCAGCGCCTCTACGACGAATGGGACCGCCTCGACGCCAAGGTGGCCGACGGCACCGCCCTGCCCGCCGACGTCGCCGCCCACTCGCGCGCCGTGCGCACGGCCGCCGGTGAACTGCCGCGGACGGCGCGGCCGCTGCCGTACCGCACGCTCGCGTCCGTGGCCGACATCACCGCCGGCCACGAGGACCAGGCGCTGCGCATCCTCAGCGACCTCGACCCGGCCGACCCGCTGGGCACGCTCGCGGAGGTCCGCCCCCGGTACGACAAGGCCGAGGCGTGGATCAACACGCACGTCCCCGCCGACCAGCGGACCATCGTGCGCGAGGAGCCCGACGCCGAGCTGCTGAAGTCCCTCGACGAACAGGGCCGGCAGTCGCTGCGGCTGCTGCTCGACGGACTGGCCGGGCACTGGTCGCTGGAGGGGCTCACCCACCTCGTCTACGGCGTGCCCAAGGTCCAGGCCGGCTTCTCCGCCGACGCCACGCCCAAGGAGCTGCCGCCGGAGATCAAGACCGCCCAGCGGTCCTTCTTCGCGCTGCTGTACCACCTGCTCGTCGGCCGCGACACCGGCCCGCGGCTGCCCACGCTGCTGCTGGCGGTGGGGCAGGAGCGGGTGCGGACCCTGCTCGGGGAGTAG
- a CDS encoding SDR family NAD(P)-dependent oxidoreductase, whose translation MAPAAAPSAASRIAVVTGASSGIGAATARQLAAAGYRVVLTARRKDRIEALAEEIQAAGHKATAYPLDVTDRAAVDEFATAFRTIGVLVNNAGGALGADPVATGDPDDWRRMYETNVIGTLNLTQALLPALEASGDGTVVVVSSTAGFATYEGGGGYVAAKHAEHVLAETLRLEIVGRPVRVVEIAPGMVKTDEFALTRFAGDQDKAAKVYQGVAAPLTADDVADTITWAVTRPAHVNIDLLVVRPRAQASNTKVHREG comes from the coding sequence ATGGCCCCCGCAGCCGCCCCGTCCGCCGCCTCGCGCATCGCCGTCGTCACCGGTGCGAGCAGCGGCATCGGCGCCGCCACGGCCCGGCAGCTCGCCGCGGCCGGCTACCGCGTCGTCCTCACCGCCCGCCGCAAGGACCGCATCGAGGCGCTCGCCGAGGAGATCCAGGCGGCCGGCCACAAGGCGACGGCGTACCCCCTGGACGTCACCGACCGCGCGGCCGTCGACGAGTTCGCGACCGCGTTCAGGACCATCGGCGTCCTCGTCAACAACGCGGGCGGTGCGCTCGGCGCCGACCCGGTCGCCACCGGTGACCCGGACGACTGGCGCCGCATGTACGAGACGAACGTCATCGGCACCCTCAACCTCACCCAGGCCCTGCTCCCCGCGCTGGAGGCGAGCGGCGACGGCACGGTGGTGGTCGTCTCCTCCACCGCGGGGTTCGCCACCTACGAGGGCGGCGGGGGCTACGTCGCCGCCAAGCACGCCGAACACGTCCTGGCCGAGACCCTCCGCCTGGAGATCGTCGGCCGCCCGGTCCGCGTCGTCGAGATCGCGCCCGGCATGGTGAAGACCGACGAGTTCGCCCTGACCCGCTTCGCCGGCGACCAGGACAAGGCGGCCAAGGTGTACCAGGGCGTGGCCGCACCCCTGACCGCCGACGACGTCGCCGACACCATCACGTGGGCGGTCACCCGCCCCGCCCACGTCAACATCGACCTCCTGGTGGTCCGCCCCCGCGCCCAGGCCTCGAACACGAAGGTGCACCGCGAGGGCTGA